One part of the Olleya sp. YS genome encodes these proteins:
- a CDS encoding putative porin — MKKIIFTLLLITFAGVAFAQTPRKLSKSTSSLNKSDQVLQDSLSQGRTLKSKGVKNLDAKITDYLIITKQRDTTYLDTTLTINKEYKFNYLRRDNFGLMPFANVGQSYNSLTYNFENSNLIPGFGAKAKHFNYMDADDINSFHVPTPLTELYFKTAFTQGQQLDAFFTTNTSKQLNASIGYKGMRSLGFYQNSLTSTGNLRIRASYKTKDRRYIVNTHFTSQDIFNQENGGLVDSNIPFFESGDDDFKERGVLEVNFEDAENLLLGKRFYLNQSYDVVRPKDSISSNKIQLAHVMMLEDKIYTYDQTSANKEFFGEAFQSSNINDRTELEQFTNQLQLNYSNATIGNLQFNATHNNYNYGYNRIVLINQTVIPNRLKGDILSVGGKYNKNYKGFNLNGEVGLNVSGEFEGNYISGSASYQLNKDLAVLANINHSSTAPDFNTLLYQSDYKNYNWRNQFNNIKTQQLIFKLQSNKYANLTLDLSTVNDYVYFAKDQNEAVKAFQNNDVITYLKIKLQKEIRYNNFRLDNTILYQTVQDNSNTLNVPQLVTRNTLYYSNHVFKKAMFLQTGIIFNYFTTYNMDDYDPLLSEFYTQNQQELGGFPRLDFFVNAKIRQTRIFLKAEHFNAAFTGRNYYSAPNHPFRDFTVRFGLVWNFFL, encoded by the coding sequence ATGAAAAAAATAATTTTCACTCTTCTTTTAATAACTTTTGCAGGTGTAGCTTTTGCACAAACACCCAGAAAATTATCAAAATCCACTTCAAGTTTAAATAAATCTGACCAAGTTTTGCAAGATAGTTTAAGTCAAGGAAGAACTCTGAAAAGTAAAGGGGTTAAAAATTTAGACGCAAAAATCACAGACTATTTAATTATTACAAAACAAAGAGATACGACGTATTTAGATACAACCTTAACTATTAATAAAGAGTATAAGTTTAATTATTTAAGGCGTGATAATTTTGGTTTAATGCCATTTGCTAATGTTGGTCAAAGTTATAATAGCCTGACTTATAATTTTGAAAACTCTAATCTAATTCCTGGATTTGGTGCAAAAGCTAAGCATTTTAATTATATGGATGCAGATGATATTAATTCTTTTCATGTTCCAACACCTCTAACAGAGTTGTACTTTAAGACCGCATTTACTCAAGGTCAACAATTAGATGCATTTTTTACAACTAACACGTCTAAACAGTTAAATGCATCAATTGGTTACAAAGGAATGAGATCTTTAGGGTTTTATCAAAACTCATTGACTAGTACGGGAAATTTAAGGATTAGAGCAAGTTACAAGACAAAAGATAGGAGGTATATAGTAAATACACATTTTACCTCTCAGGATATATTTAATCAAGAAAATGGTGGACTAGTCGATAGTAATATACCCTTTTTTGAATCTGGAGATGATGATTTTAAAGAAAGAGGTGTGCTTGAGGTTAATTTCGAAGATGCAGAAAACCTATTGCTAGGAAAACGGTTTTACTTAAACCAAAGTTATGATGTAGTTAGGCCTAAAGACTCAATAAGCTCGAATAAAATACAATTAGCACATGTAATGATGTTAGAGGATAAAATTTACACCTATGATCAAACATCTGCAAATAAAGAGTTTTTTGGAGAAGCCTTTCAATCTTCAAACATAAATGATAGAACAGAGTTAGAACAATTTACTAACCAATTACAATTAAATTATAGTAATGCCACAATTGGTAATCTTCAATTTAATGCAACTCATAATAATTATAATTATGGTTATAATAGGATAGTCTTAATAAATCAAACCGTAATCCCAAACAGATTAAAAGGAGATATATTATCTGTAGGAGGAAAATACAACAAAAACTATAAAGGGTTTAATCTAAACGGAGAAGTAGGATTAAACGTTTCTGGAGAATTTGAAGGCAATTATATTTCCGGATCAGCATCCTATCAATTAAATAAAGACCTAGCAGTTTTAGCTAATATTAATCATAGTTCTACAGCGCCAGACTTTAACACCTTACTATACCAAAGTGATTATAAAAACTATAATTGGCGTAATCAGTTCAATAATATAAAGACACAACAATTAATATTTAAACTACAATCTAATAAATATGCAAACCTAACATTGGACTTAAGTACCGTAAATGACTATGTGTATTTTGCGAAAGATCAAAATGAAGCAGTAAAAGCATTTCAAAATAATGATGTTATTACCTACTTAAAAATAAAACTTCAAAAAGAAATCCGATATAATAACTTTAGATTGGATAATACAATATTATACCAAACTGTTCAAGATAATTCTAATACACTTAATGTACCTCAATTAGTTACTCGAAATACGTTATATTATTCCAACCATGTGTTTAAAAAAGCTATGTTTTTGCAAACTGGTATTATATTTAATTATTTTACAACCTATAACATGGATGATTACGATCCACTTCTGTCAGAATTTTACACACAAAATCAACAAGAATTAGGTGGTTTTCCAAGACTAGATTTCTTTGTTAATGCCAAAATCAGACAAACAAGAATATTTCTTAAGGCAGAGCATTTTAACGCAGCCTTCACTGGGCGTAATTATTATTCAGCACCAAACCATCCCTTTCGTGATTTTACAGTCCGCTTTGGATTAGTCTGGAATTTCTTTTTATAA
- a CDS encoding ribonuclease HII: MLKLKHSNYNFECGTDEAGRGCLAGPVTAAAVILKPNFKNEFLNDSKLISKKKRDLLRPIIEDEALCFGFAHVFQEDIDKINILNASILAMHKSIETLSKIPEFIIVDGNKFKPYSNIPYETIIKGDGKYLSIAAASVLAKTYRDAYMNKIHEEFPMYNWKQNKGYPTKEHREAIKKYGITKYHRKSFRLLPEQLTLEL; the protein is encoded by the coding sequence ATGCTTAAACTAAAACATTCTAATTATAATTTTGAATGCGGTACAGACGAAGCTGGTCGTGGTTGTCTTGCTGGACCTGTGACTGCTGCTGCAGTAATATTAAAACCGAATTTTAAAAACGAATTTTTAAACGACTCAAAACTAATTAGCAAAAAAAAGCGTGATTTATTAAGACCAATTATTGAAGACGAAGCCTTATGCTTTGGGTTTGCACATGTGTTTCAAGAGGATATTGATAAGATTAACATTTTAAATGCCTCTATTTTAGCCATGCATAAATCTATTGAAACGCTAAGCAAAATTCCGGAGTTTATTATTGTTGATGGCAATAAGTTTAAACCCTATAGTAACATTCCTTATGAAACCATTATTAAAGGTGATGGCAAATACTTAAGTATAGCTGCTGCTTCTGTTTTAGCAAAAACTTACAGAGATGCGTATATGAATAAAATACATGAGGAATTCCCGATGTATAATTGGAAACAAAATAAAGGCTATCCTACTAAAGAACATCGTGAAGCCATAAAAAAATACGGAATTACAAAATACCACAGAAAAAGCTTTAGACTATTACCTGAACAATTGACATTAGAACTCTAA
- a CDS encoding DUF3352 domain-containing protein has translation MKHFWYSFLFVLFLLSCNSSSKKNNIDDFIFSDSDFVLSINNLENFKSNTTNNHFITQLAKTNTFKNITKKLQFLNHLKSNERIYINLFKDEKDSIQFSFVTQIKDSIFTLDSLKLDRETVKLKGFTTEKITDNNQPLFITKIGRIIVGASNSKHLEQLINSKNKSTLAKTLIATQQQEASFSVLINSKSPFKQLFDNEALNYKSFTESLTFDVELTQNQLILNGITKAADSFNSLINVFKNTRPQDNQLAQIAPSNSNGFLSITFNNFSIFKTNLDQFSKIDSTVTLNPLFDNIKEFGEIYFNNSNAIILNSLDIYATKESLISEQENAETFREVSIYNFSNPTLFETYLSPFIHLDEASKYCILDNFLVFSNSTETLENIIVNFQNQTTFAHRDYYQNLQTNLSDQASILQVLNPEKLQDLVKTNLDSSANFQFKDYKTNALQFVYDSNFAHFNAVIQQSKQSNNDNSITELFNIKLDYDLLNNPQFVKNHRTKQQDIAVQDIRNTLYMISNTGKILWKKQLHGPILGNIEQIDMYKNGRLQLAFATPKRVYVLDRNGNDVKPFPMSFNDEITQPLSVFDYDKKRNYRLFVTQGKNVLLYDAKGKTVKGFNFKAANDALNTPPKHIRIGRKDYLVFKTDNKIYILDRRGKPRVRPKTNVDFSKQPVFEYNNGFATTTKDGDLVQIDQNGNASITNINLTDNHTIVSTTKTMVTQSDNVFDIKDNTLELDFGNYTPVQLFLLNNKIYVATTDLQTQKVMLFDSNAKPIDKFPVYGTSTIDLGNIDKDLNLEFVTKGENNSILVYKIN, from the coding sequence ATGAAACACTTTTGGTATAGTTTCCTTTTTGTTTTATTTCTATTGTCTTGTAATTCTTCCTCTAAAAAAAATAACATAGACGATTTTATTTTTAGTGATTCGGATTTTGTTTTAAGCATTAACAATCTTGAAAACTTTAAAAGCAACACCACCAACAATCACTTTATAACACAATTGGCAAAAACTAATACTTTTAAAAATATCACCAAAAAACTACAGTTTTTAAATCACTTAAAAAGTAATGAACGTATCTACATCAACCTTTTTAAAGATGAAAAGGATAGTATTCAATTTAGTTTTGTAACACAAATTAAAGATTCAATATTTACTTTAGACAGTTTAAAACTGGATAGAGAAACCGTAAAATTAAAAGGGTTTACTACTGAGAAGATTACCGATAATAATCAACCCTTGTTTATCACAAAAATAGGACGCATTATTGTTGGCGCCAGTAATAGCAAACATTTAGAACAATTAATTAATTCTAAAAACAAAAGTACATTAGCAAAAACATTAATTGCAACGCAACAACAAGAGGCTTCCTTTTCTGTTTTAATCAACTCTAAAAGTCCTTTTAAACAGTTATTTGATAATGAAGCATTAAATTATAAATCATTTACAGAATCTTTAACATTTGATGTTGAATTAACCCAAAACCAACTCATTTTAAATGGAATAACCAAAGCAGCCGATAGTTTTAACAGCTTAATTAATGTGTTTAAAAATACGCGTCCGCAAGACAATCAATTAGCACAAATTGCACCTTCTAATAGTAACGGTTTTTTAAGTATAACGTTTAATAATTTTAGCATTTTTAAAACTAATTTAGATCAGTTTAGTAAAATAGATAGTACAGTAACACTAAACCCTCTGTTTGATAATATTAAAGAATTTGGAGAAATCTACTTTAATAATAGCAACGCCATTATTTTAAATAGTTTAGATATTTATGCAACCAAAGAGTCTTTAATTAGCGAGCAGGAAAATGCTGAAACCTTTAGAGAGGTTTCTATCTATAATTTTTCAAATCCGACACTATTTGAAACATATTTATCACCTTTCATTCATTTGGATGAGGCTTCAAAATATTGCATTTTAGACAATTTTTTAGTGTTTTCTAATAGCACAGAAACTTTAGAAAACATTATTGTTAACTTTCAAAACCAAACCACTTTTGCGCATCGCGACTATTATCAAAACTTACAAACTAATTTAAGCGACCAAGCGTCTATATTACAAGTTTTAAATCCTGAAAAACTTCAAGATTTAGTAAAAACCAACTTAGACAGTAGCGCTAATTTTCAATTTAAAGATTACAAAACCAATGCGTTGCAGTTTGTTTACGATTCTAATTTTGCACATTTTAATGCAGTAATTCAGCAAAGCAAACAATCTAATAATGACAATTCAATTACAGAATTGTTTAATATTAAGCTTGATTATGATTTGTTAAACAATCCTCAGTTTGTGAAAAATCATCGGACTAAACAACAAGATATTGCGGTACAGGATATAAGAAATACGTTATATATGATTTCTAATACAGGGAAAATATTATGGAAAAAACAACTTCATGGTCCTATTTTGGGTAATATAGAGCAAATTGACATGTATAAAAATGGACGTCTGCAATTGGCTTTTGCTACTCCAAAACGCGTGTATGTCTTAGACCGAAACGGAAACGATGTCAAACCCTTCCCAATGTCGTTTAATGATGAGATTACTCAACCACTTTCGGTTTTTGATTACGATAAAAAACGAAATTACCGTTTATTTGTAACACAAGGTAAAAACGTCTTATTATATGATGCTAAAGGAAAAACAGTTAAAGGGTTTAATTTTAAAGCTGCAAACGACGCACTAAACACACCACCAAAACATATTAGAATTGGAAGAAAAGATTATTTAGTTTTTAAAACCGATAATAAAATTTACATATTGGACAGACGTGGTAAACCTAGAGTAAGACCAAAAACAAACGTTGATTTTTCTAAACAACCTGTGTTTGAATACAATAATGGTTTTGCAACTACGACTAAAGATGGTGATTTAGTCCAAATAGATCAAAATGGTAATGCATCAATAACTAACATCAATCTTACAGACAACCACACTATTGTATCTACAACCAAAACTATGGTTACGCAAAGTGATAATGTTTTTGATATAAAAGACAATACATTAGAATTAGATTTTGGAAACTACACACCTGTACAATTGTTTTTATTAAATAATAAAATTTACGTTGCTACAACCGACTTACAAACGCAGAAAGTTATGTTATTTGATAGTAATGCCAAACCAATTGACAAATTTCCAGTGTATGGCACATCAACTATTGATTTAGGCAATATTGACAAAGACCTAAACTTAGAGTTTGTAACTAAAGGTGAGAATAATTCCATTTTAGTTTATAAAATAAATTAA
- a CDS encoding CHAT domain-containing protein: MSNKSAAVFNNLKELENNFKTLDSLFDSNTDAFKNIASITQIKNSYLYDKATYLYKLNNYEEAKKKLNLLIDNTEHIADSLLIKNDIDLVYGAYSFLAKILSNTGELDVANQYYDKNIRFINKINDAKKDERLSSVYRLKGEVYKKLKKYKASNLYLKKAFNYSVSSNLSQNDIINEANTIAENFIALKQYDSAFYYLEQIKSYADTNAPYGFLYYNTKAKLDEAMGNTNTVKANYINALDLLNKKWKGLKHVEIANTLQSYSNYLTNTGKFQDALKQNTLAIQQVQGRDVVNSSINQITLFKLLEQKGKIQLRLNLVDSVISTTKQAAKLLDTLKPTFKNKSDKLLLIENAYTLFENGLDATYSKYKLDKKQAIEDAFFFLEKSKSTLLLESLLGVKAEHFSNIPKDILAREQIYKIKITNLEKQINRQQNDAIKDQLFATKTNYRQFLDTLETSYKDYYNLKYDTSIQTLSALQNQLHKTEAVVSYFYGNQTIYTLTITNNTVHFNKIDVTKSLDQLIKTFQRQLSNPKSDLKQLQLNANQLYSILLEPGLKNTLLDRLTILPDGLLNYIPFEALIKDTNYLVEDYSISYINSATLLKEIQTKKGHKNNLLAFAPEFEGNELNSDLRASLQPLPHSKTEIQNINQYYNGTLYTNQQASLDNFKTNASNYGIIHLATHAIFDDTNPEFSYLAFGNQESDLLYVADLYNLNLNANLVTLSACESGIGNLKRGEGLLSLARGFYFSGAQSISSTLWKINDASSASLMSNFYENLSKGHTKSKALQEAKVNFVKSNKDNALSHPYYWSGFIISGHTEALTTTNYWLWIGISLIGVLLLWLLFRKKTS; the protein is encoded by the coding sequence ATGAGCAATAAATCTGCTGCTGTTTTTAATAATTTAAAAGAGTTAGAAAATAATTTTAAAACACTGGATAGTCTATTTGACAGTAATACTGACGCATTTAAAAATATCGCATCAATTACTCAAATAAAAAACTCTTATTTATACGACAAAGCAACCTATTTGTATAAGCTTAATAATTATGAAGAGGCTAAAAAAAAATTAAACCTGTTAATTGACAACACAGAACATATAGCAGATTCTTTATTAATAAAAAATGATATTGATCTTGTGTATGGTGCGTATAGCTTTTTAGCTAAAATACTTAGTAATACTGGTGAATTGGATGTAGCAAATCAATATTATGATAAAAACATCCGATTTATAAACAAAATTAATGATGCAAAAAAAGATGAAAGATTAAGTTCTGTATACAGACTAAAAGGTGAAGTTTATAAAAAACTTAAAAAATATAAAGCTTCTAATTTATATCTAAAAAAAGCATTTAATTACAGTGTTAGTAGCAATCTAAGTCAAAATGATATTATTAATGAAGCAAATACCATCGCAGAAAATTTTATTGCTTTAAAACAATATGATAGTGCGTTTTATTACCTAGAGCAGATTAAGTCTTACGCAGACACTAATGCACCTTATGGTTTTTTGTATTACAATACCAAAGCGAAACTAGACGAAGCGATGGGCAACACCAATACCGTTAAAGCCAATTATATAAACGCGCTTGACTTATTAAACAAAAAATGGAAAGGATTAAAGCACGTCGAAATAGCAAACACTTTACAATCCTACTCTAACTATCTGACTAACACTGGAAAATTTCAAGACGCATTAAAGCAAAACACTTTAGCTATACAGCAAGTGCAAGGTAGAGATGTTGTAAACTCTTCTATTAACCAAATAACTTTATTTAAATTATTAGAACAAAAAGGAAAAATTCAATTACGATTAAACTTGGTTGACTCTGTAATTAGCACCACCAAGCAAGCTGCAAAATTGTTAGATACTTTAAAACCTACATTTAAAAATAAATCTGACAAACTATTACTTATAGAAAATGCATATACACTATTTGAAAATGGATTGGACGCTACCTACAGCAAATACAAATTAGATAAAAAACAGGCGATAGAGGATGCCTTTTTCTTTTTAGAAAAAAGTAAAAGCACCTTACTTCTAGAATCTTTATTAGGTGTTAAAGCTGAACATTTTAGTAATATCCCAAAAGATATTCTTGCTAGAGAACAAATCTATAAAATCAAAATAACCAATCTAGAAAAGCAAATAAACAGACAACAAAATGATGCCATAAAAGATCAATTATTTGCTACAAAAACCAATTACAGACAATTTTTGGACACGCTTGAGACTAGTTATAAGGATTATTATAATTTAAAGTATGATACTTCTATACAAACATTAAGCGCCTTGCAAAATCAATTGCATAAAACAGAAGCGGTAGTCTCTTATTTTTATGGCAACCAAACTATATATACTTTAACAATTACTAACAATACTGTTCATTTTAATAAAATAGATGTGACCAAATCTTTGGATCAACTCATTAAAACTTTTCAAAGACAATTAAGTAATCCAAAGTCAGACCTCAAGCAACTACAGCTAAATGCTAATCAACTATATTCAATTCTTTTAGAACCAGGATTAAAAAACACACTATTAGACAGACTAACTATTTTACCAGATGGTCTTCTAAACTATATTCCGTTTGAAGCTTTAATAAAAGATACTAATTATCTGGTAGAGGATTACAGTATTTCTTACATCAATTCTGCTACTTTATTAAAAGAAATACAAACAAAAAAAGGACATAAAAATAATTTATTAGCATTTGCACCAGAGTTTGAAGGTAATGAGTTAAATTCTGACCTTAGAGCCAGTTTACAACCCTTACCACATAGTAAAACTGAAATACAAAACATCAATCAATACTATAACGGAACGCTTTACACAAATCAACAAGCTTCCCTTGATAACTTTAAAACCAATGCTTCTAATTATGGAATAATCCACTTAGCAACACATGCTATTTTCGACGATACCAATCCTGAGTTTTCTTATCTAGCATTTGGAAATCAAGAATCCGATTTACTTTACGTAGCCGACTTGTACAATCTTAACCTCAACGCTAATTTGGTAACACTCTCTGCATGCGAAAGTGGTATTGGCAATCTCAAACGTGGTGAAGGTTTACTGAGTTTAGCTAGAGGGTTTTATTTTAGTGGTGCACAAAGTATATCAAGCACGCTTTGGAAAATTAATGATGCGTCCTCTGCATCGTTAATGTCCAATTTTTATGAAAACCTATCTAAAGGACATACTAAATCTAAAGCTTTGCAAGAAGCAAAAGTCAATTTTGTAAAATCTAATAAAGACAATGCTTTATCACATCCTTACTACTGGTCTGGTTTTATTATTTCTGGACATACTGAAGCCTTAACAACAACTAATTATTGGCTTTGGATAGGTATAAGCTTGATTGGTGTATTGCTACTTTGGTTACTGTTTAGAAAGAAAACCTCTTAA
- a CDS encoding sigma-70 family RNA polymerase sigma factor produces the protein MSNNQVELSLQDLKQGSDKALQQVYEDNREKFINFARRYNLDQEDVIDVYQDAYIAFYNNVMSGKIEQFTSSISTYLFSIGKYLIFDKMKKNNKKVSGQFDLSLVKDNDNLVETLEVDEPSLTHEQQLLRQHFAGLGKQCQELLSLFYYRGFTIKDILEYGNYNSENVIKSTKSRCLKTLKQRINSNPL, from the coding sequence ATGTCAAACAACCAAGTAGAACTATCGCTTCAAGATTTAAAACAAGGCTCTGACAAAGCGCTTCAACAAGTATATGAAGACAACAGAGAGAAGTTTATAAATTTTGCTAGACGTTACAATCTAGATCAAGAGGATGTTATTGATGTCTATCAAGACGCTTACATTGCGTTTTACAATAATGTTATGAGCGGAAAGATAGAGCAGTTTACAAGCAGTATTTCTACTTATTTGTTTAGTATTGGTAAGTACTTAATCTTTGATAAGATGAAGAAAAACAATAAAAAAGTAAGTGGTCAATTTGATTTGTCCTTAGTAAAGGATAATGATAATTTAGTCGAAACTTTAGAGGTTGATGAGCCAAGCCTAACGCATGAGCAGCAGTTGTTAAGACAACATTTTGCAGGCTTAGGTAAGCAATGTCAAGAGTTACTATCTTTATTTTATTACAGAGGATTTACCATTAAAGATATTTTAGAATATGGTAATTATAACAGCGAAAATGTTATAAAAAGCACCAAGTCTAGATGTTTAAAAACCCTAAAACAACGTATTAATAGCAATCCCTTATAG
- a CDS encoding DUF4412 domain-containing protein, whose protein sequence is MKLLIVNHLKLFTMKSIKTLLILLSLCFATQADAQIWKKLGKKVERAAEKTLEKKVEEKTERETEKAFDSTFNNSKKNKKANPFNVSGSKAEPASSYTFSHKYVMKIESGKRAVNINYYLSDSQDYFGTSMPEQDQMISVMDFKRKSLFMFMNTNGSKMLMSTKLDFEDLTDDAIEETDVSVTATGKTKTILGYTCEEFKVVGKDMTGTVWIAPNAGVSFAKSFYNVKAKKGASQSWMKMLNGLTMEMDMVDTSKRKPQRIKMTCIALDKTTTTIQTNDYKKML, encoded by the coding sequence ATGAAACTATTAATAGTAAACCATTTAAAATTATTTACAATGAAATCTATTAAAACACTTCTAATCCTTTTAAGTTTATGCTTTGCAACACAAGCAGATGCACAAATCTGGAAAAAACTAGGTAAAAAGGTTGAAAGAGCAGCCGAAAAAACCTTAGAGAAAAAAGTTGAAGAAAAAACCGAACGCGAAACCGAAAAAGCATTCGACTCTACCTTTAATAATTCTAAGAAAAACAAAAAAGCTAATCCGTTTAATGTATCTGGTTCAAAAGCAGAACCAGCTAGTAGTTATACATTCTCTCATAAATATGTTATGAAAATTGAAAGCGGTAAAAGAGCAGTCAATATCAATTACTACTTATCTGATTCTCAAGATTATTTTGGCACCAGTATGCCAGAACAAGATCAAATGATTTCTGTCATGGATTTTAAAAGAAAATCACTATTCATGTTTATGAATACAAATGGCAGCAAAATGCTAATGTCAACAAAATTGGATTTTGAAGATTTGACTGACGATGCTATAGAAGAAACAGACGTTAGCGTTACAGCAACCGGAAAGACTAAAACTATTTTAGGTTATACATGCGAAGAGTTTAAAGTAGTCGGTAAAGATATGACTGGAACGGTTTGGATAGCACCAAACGCAGGTGTCAGTTTTGCCAAATCCTTTTATAATGTTAAAGCCAAAAAAGGAGCTAGCCAATCTTGGATGAAAATGCTTAACGGTTTGACTATGGAAATGGATATGGTGGACACCTCAAAACGTAAACCACAACGCATCAAAATGACCTGTATTGCACTGGATAAAACCACAACCACTATCCAAACCAACGACTATAAAAAAATGTTGTAA
- a CDS encoding nucleoid-associated protein, with product MINRNKASILKCIIHKVGNKHNDTKNAFSEKEIHFDEASYELMLPFLLRPFTSLVQSHRFSHHANIELNEINAYTNQIFGDDDTFVDVSKNIVKHLYEQSTSAQIKTGDVIVAYFDGVEYNEMVIDAIGIFKIENKLNFFQTYLENNSYDVLVQKGISAKKVDKGCLILNTGDAEGKVVLTVDNNSYDAAYWTDKFLNIKYADDHNSHTQNYLELCKEFSTEVIKTTYGAQQRADFLAKTIDFFKENEVVNIERFKDDIFEEDKHIDLFEAYKKEFEAEQNVLIRNQFDVSDRVLNKEKKKIKTDIKLDTNIQIKLDIDAPEAASEHLERGYDDEKKMHYYKVFFNVEG from the coding sequence ATGATTAATCGTAATAAAGCCTCTATTTTAAAATGTATTATCCACAAGGTTGGTAATAAACATAACGACACTAAAAATGCATTTTCTGAAAAAGAAATCCATTTTGACGAAGCCAGTTACGAGCTGATGCTACCCTTTTTACTAAGACCATTTACAAGTTTAGTACAAAGTCACCGATTTAGCCATCATGCCAATATTGAGCTAAACGAAATTAATGCCTATACCAACCAAATTTTTGGAGATGATGATACTTTTGTTGATGTCTCAAAAAATATTGTCAAACACTTATACGAGCAATCTACCTCTGCACAAATAAAAACAGGAGATGTGATTGTTGCCTATTTTGATGGTGTAGAGTATAATGAAATGGTGATTGATGCTATTGGTATTTTTAAAATTGAAAATAAGCTTAACTTTTTTCAAACCTATTTAGAAAATAACAGCTACGATGTGTTAGTCCAAAAAGGGATTAGTGCCAAAAAAGTAGATAAAGGCTGTTTAATTTTAAACACTGGAGATGCAGAAGGTAAAGTGGTACTAACGGTAGACAATAATAGTTACGATGCTGCCTATTGGACCGATAAGTTTTTAAATATTAAGTATGCAGACGACCACAATAGCCATACCCAAAACTACTTAGAGTTGTGTAAAGAGTTTTCTACAGAAGTCATTAAAACCACTTATGGTGCACAACAACGTGCCGATTTTTTAGCCAAAACCATAGATTTTTTTAAAGAGAACGAGGTAGTTAATATCGAGCGTTTTAAAGACGACATCTTTGAAGAAGACAAACATATAGACTTATTTGAAGCCTATAAAAAAGAGTTTGAAGCCGAACAAAACGTTTTAATTAGAAACCAGTTTGATGTATCTGACAGGGTGTTAAACAAAGAGAAAAAGAAAATTAAAACCGATATTAAACTAGACACCAACATCCAAATTAAATTAGATATTGATGCACCAGAAGCTGCCAGCGAGCATCTAGAACGTGGTTACGATGACGAGAAAAAAATGCACTACTATAAGGTGTTTTTTAATGTAGAAGGTTAG
- a CDS encoding SMI1/KNR4 family protein produces MNIKEKIEFFKINLKDKYDVLPTAKKEDLHNFEKHYQLKLPEYYKFFVTNVANGIICNKKYNGYCENIISDYDFKDLDQIDDTFENPFIKFPLTNPTYELHETQYDYFDVTNGTIFLKGTGCGNGIRLIIKGKSFGQVWIDEVMSNDEIFPAFLNSNIENNFENWINNSLDYDINQKLREAKERKERIANYTKIAVCLIAIIVVITLIIVR; encoded by the coding sequence ATGAATATCAAAGAAAAAATTGAGTTTTTTAAAATTAATCTAAAAGATAAATATGATGTCTTACCAACTGCAAAAAAAGAAGACTTACATAACTTTGAAAAGCATTACCAACTTAAATTACCTGAATACTATAAGTTTTTTGTTACAAACGTTGCCAATGGAATTATTTGCAATAAAAAATATAATGGATATTGCGAAAATATAATCTCCGATTATGATTTCAAAGATCTTGATCAAATTGATGACACTTTTGAAAATCCATTTATAAAATTTCCACTTACCAATCCTACATACGAATTACATGAAACTCAATATGACTATTTTGATGTAACCAACGGAACAATTTTTTTGAAAGGTACTGGATGTGGAAATGGTATCAGGTTAATAATTAAAGGAAAATCTTTTGGGCAAGTTTGGATAGATGAAGTTATGTCGAACGATGAAATATTTCCTGCCTTTTTAAATTCCAATATTGAAAACAATTTTGAGAATTGGATTAACAATAGCTTGGATTACGACATAAACCAGAAATTGCGAGAAGCCAAAGAAAGGAAAGAGAGAATTGCAAATTATACTAAAATAGCTGTGTGTTTAATTGCAATAATAGTAGTAATTACACTAATTATTGTAAGATAA